The proteins below are encoded in one region of Candidatus Zixiibacteriota bacterium:
- a CDS encoding TetR family transcriptional regulator, translated as MPQPGAKASPQRRNRQFHKRQDAILKAASRIIARDGFEGATIRGVAARARINLSGIYYYFENKEELLYALQHHAFSTLADTLRQRLEEISSPEEKLKAVIENHFEFFVSNMDNLKVCVHEIESLSGKYYNEILKLRRKYFGLVKGVISEITSGSKHDVDLTALCLFGSLNWVYMWYDPKKNSDIKKLSSQYLKIFLNGIKS; from the coding sequence ATGCCTCAACCCGGAGCCAAAGCCTCGCCTCAGCGCCGAAACCGTCAGTTTCACAAACGGCAGGATGCGATTTTAAAGGCTGCCTCACGCATTATCGCCCGCGATGGATTTGAAGGGGCTACTATTCGAGGCGTGGCGGCTCGCGCCAGGATTAACCTGTCGGGCATCTATTACTATTTTGAGAACAAGGAAGAGCTTCTATATGCTTTGCAACATCACGCCTTTTCGACTCTGGCCGACACTCTCCGCCAACGACTGGAAGAAATATCATCACCGGAAGAAAAACTGAAAGCCGTCATCGAAAATCATTTTGAATTTTTTGTCAGCAATATGGATAATCTCAAGGTCTGCGTTCATGAAATCGAATCATTATCAGGAAAATACTACAACGAGATATTGAAGCTCAGGCGGAAATATTTTGGGCTGGTAAAGGGTGTTATCTCGGAAATTACCAGCGGGTCCAAACACGATGTCGATCTGACGGCGTTATGCCTGTTTGGCTCTCTCAACTGGGTCTATATGTGGTATGACCCCAAAAAGAACTCGGATATAAAAAAGCTGTCATCGCAATATTTGAAAATATTCTTAAACGGAATAAAGTCTTGA
- the bzdN gene encoding benzoyl-CoA reductase, bzd-type, subunit N: protein MFTKFFEWYEKRHDYARDWLDKNDGEVVGCFCSYVPEEIIYASGNLPVRMLGSHEPQDVTEPHIFGMFCPFCRDVLAQGLKGRYDYMKGIVIAQSCLHLRQTYTSWKNHVPEDFSYYIYMPNKVQTEHAYTYYATELAKFKKAIEEWTGQPISDEKLREAAELHNENRRLMREIYELRQATDPPLTGLEAMVMVASSFFIDKKDHNAELKRILPELKSRTLDRETGGRLMIVGSENDDTEFIKMVEGVGATVVVDDHCTGSRYFWNEIKFNGNIVQDITNRYIDRPPCPTKDWEERTRFPHILKLAQDYKVDGVILIQQKFCDPHECDMVPLKEYLNGNDFPTLFLEFDVTVPVGQIRIRIEAFLEMLGVEELF from the coding sequence ATGTTTACCAAATTTTTTGAATGGTACGAGAAAAGGCATGATTATGCTCGCGACTGGCTCGACAAGAACGACGGCGAGGTAGTCGGGTGTTTTTGCAGCTATGTTCCCGAAGAAATCATCTATGCCTCAGGCAACCTTCCGGTCAGGATGCTCGGCTCGCACGAACCGCAGGACGTGACCGAGCCGCATATCTTCGGAATGTTTTGCCCGTTCTGTCGCGATGTCCTCGCCCAGGGGCTCAAAGGACGTTATGATTACATGAAAGGCATCGTCATTGCCCAATCCTGCCTGCATCTGCGGCAGACTTATACCTCGTGGAAAAATCATGTCCCCGAAGATTTCAGCTATTACATTTATATGCCCAACAAAGTCCAGACCGAGCACGCTTACACCTACTATGCGACCGAACTGGCCAAATTCAAAAAGGCCATTGAAGAATGGACGGGCCAGCCGATTTCCGATGAAAAGTTGCGGGAGGCGGCCGAGCTGCACAACGAAAATCGCCGTCTGATGCGTGAAATTTATGAGCTTCGCCAGGCGACCGATCCTCCCCTGACCGGGCTGGAGGCGATGGTCATGGTGGCCTCGTCATTTTTCATTGACAAAAAAGATCACAATGCCGAATTGAAGCGCATCCTGCCGGAACTGAAATCCCGGACTCTGGATCGCGAAACCGGCGGACGATTGATGATTGTCGGCTCAGAAAACGATGATACCGAATTTATCAAGATGGTCGAAGGCGTTGGGGCAACGGTGGTCGTCGACGACCATTGTACCGGTTCGCGCTATTTCTGGAATGAAATTAAGTTCAACGGCAACATCGTTCAGGATATTACCAATCGCTACATTGACCGTCCCCCCTGTCCGACCAAAGACTGGGAAGAACGAACTCGATTCCCGCATATCCTCAAGCTGGCTCAGGATTACAAAGTCGATGGCGTTATTCTCATCCAGCAAAAATTCTGTGACCCGCACGAATGCGACATGGTTCCGCTGAAAGAATATCTAAACGGCAACGACTTCCCCACCCTATTCCTTGAATTCGATGTCACCGTTCCTGTCGGTCAGATTAGAATCAGGATCGAGGCGTTTTTGGAAATGTTGGGTGTGGAAGAATTATTCTAA
- the bzdO gene encoding benzoyl-CoA reductase, bzd-type, subunit O yields the protein MNEYKTEPLKSWKKAKELRQKYYEDYQNAHAKGGIRWTGGAWSFDAIPAGLGNDVYNITGEPYGASIAFDKKLSMECLEAAEAKGWARDLCSYMRNYWGSMYLNKYAFGGEYPQPDFCFQDHICCSHAKWYQHVAEYKKIPYFCIDVSVGPYKDLDEDRLMFVVNQMHESIEWLEKVTGRKYQDELLIEAVKNEMRSTSVWAEICYLNMNKPAPLDEKTMYSLYVHGTLAKHNKEIADFYEELRDEVKYRVDNNIAAIPDEKCRLMSDTQPPWGFLKVFRYLEKFGAISVGSLYTFGLIGIWENKPDGTWGPRTTPMQKGENITTRDQALRLLADWNLCKPEWQHFYDPNLKTEMMLQIVKQWKLDGVMLHLNRGCEGLSCGIMENRLGIAEAGVPVMTFEGNMGDEREFDEKRTVTRIDSFMETLGYDMQEETAKTA from the coding sequence ATGAATGAATATAAAACAGAGCCGTTGAAAAGCTGGAAGAAGGCTAAAGAACTGCGGCAAAAGTATTATGAGGATTACCAGAACGCCCACGCCAAAGGCGGTATCCGCTGGACGGGCGGAGCCTGGTCATTCGACGCGATTCCGGCCGGGCTGGGTAATGATGTTTACAATATCACTGGCGAACCGTACGGCGCCTCAATCGCGTTTGACAAAAAATTATCGATGGAATGCCTGGAAGCGGCCGAAGCCAAAGGCTGGGCGCGCGATCTGTGCAGTTATATGCGTAATTACTGGGGCTCAATGTATCTCAACAAATACGCCTTCGGCGGTGAGTACCCCCAGCCTGATTTTTGTTTTCAGGATCATATTTGCTGCAGCCATGCCAAATGGTATCAGCACGTCGCCGAATATAAAAAGATTCCGTATTTTTGCATCGACGTTTCGGTGGGGCCTTACAAAGACCTCGATGAAGATCGGTTGATGTTCGTCGTCAATCAGATGCATGAGTCTATTGAATGGCTCGAAAAGGTCACCGGACGCAAGTATCAGGATGAGCTTCTGATTGAAGCGGTTAAAAATGAGATGCGTTCGACATCGGTCTGGGCGGAAATATGCTATCTGAATATGAATAAACCGGCCCCGCTTGATGAAAAAACGATGTACTCGCTATATGTCCATGGCACCCTGGCCAAACATAACAAGGAAATTGCCGATTTTTATGAAGAATTGCGCGATGAAGTAAAGTATCGGGTGGATAACAATATTGCTGCTATCCCGGATGAAAAATGCCGATTGATGTCCGATACTCAGCCCCCCTGGGGATTTTTAAAAGTTTTTCGATATCTCGAAAAGTTCGGCGCTATTTCAGTCGGATCATTGTACACTTTCGGCTTGATTGGTATTTGGGAGAACAAACCGGACGGCACCTGGGGTCCCCGAACAACTCCGATGCAAAAAGGCGAAAATATAACCACCCGCGATCAAGCCCTGAGGCTGCTGGCTGATTGGAATTTATGCAAACCGGAATGGCAGCATTTTTATGATCCCAATCTCAAAACCGAAATGATGCTGCAAATTGTCAAGCAGTGGAAACTTGACGGCGTCATGCTGCATCTTAACCGGGGCTGCGAAGGTCTTTCCTGCGGTATCATGGAAAATCGCCTGGGTATCGCCGAAGCCGGCGTTCCGGTTATGACGTTTGAAGGCAACATGGGCGATGAACGCGAATTTGATGAAAAGAGAACTGTGACGCGGATTGATTCCTTCATGGAGACATTAGGTTATGACATGCAGGAAGAAACGGCAAAAACCGCGTGA
- a CDS encoding acyl-CoA dehydratase activase, whose product MITAGIDMGAKYVKVVILQDGTVKGKAIVLMGFDPLEAASACMKEAAEKAGIDPGTIDHITATGAGRKAAPNANSDITDVGAAAKGMVHVKEGVHTVIDVGAEEGRAIKIDAEGKVIDFAVNEKCAAGAGAFAESMSRALEVSLEEFGKLSLQSDKSIPMNAQCAVFAESEVVSLVHAKTPKRDISRAVHDAIASRIVSMVRRVGINNDIALIGGVSHNPGFVDAIQRSLETDLIVPEEPDYVSALGAAIVAGERNK is encoded by the coding sequence ATGATTACCGCAGGTATAGACATGGGCGCCAAATATGTTAAGGTGGTCATTCTGCAGGATGGAACTGTCAAGGGCAAAGCCATTGTCCTGATGGGTTTTGACCCGCTGGAAGCGGCTTCGGCCTGTATGAAAGAGGCGGCCGAAAAAGCCGGGATCGACCCCGGAACGATAGATCATATCACGGCAACCGGAGCCGGACGCAAAGCCGCCCCCAACGCCAATTCCGATATTACCGATGTCGGCGCGGCCGCTAAGGGTATGGTTCATGTGAAAGAAGGTGTGCACACCGTAATTGATGTCGGCGCTGAAGAAGGCAGGGCTATCAAAATTGACGCAGAAGGAAAAGTCATTGATTTTGCCGTCAATGAAAAATGTGCCGCCGGAGCGGGAGCGTTCGCCGAATCGATGTCGCGCGCGCTGGAGGTCTCCCTCGAAGAATTCGGAAAACTATCGCTGCAATCGGACAAATCGATTCCGATGAACGCGCAATGCGCCGTTTTCGCCGAAAGCGAAGTGGTCTCGCTGGTTCATGCCAAGACCCCGAAGCGGGATATTTCCAGGGCCGTGCATGACGCTATTGCCAGTCGTATCGTTTCGATGGTCCGCCGCGTGGGGATCAACAACGATATCGCCCTAATCGGAGGCGTTTCTCATAATCCCGGTTTTGTTGACGCCATCCAGAGAAGTTTGGAAACCGATCTGATAGTTCCCGAAGAACCGGATTACGTGAGCGCTCTCGGCGCCGCGATTGTCGCCGGGGAAAGGAATAAATGA
- the bzdQ gene encoding benzoyl-CoA reductase, bzd-type, subunit Q gives MNENKKEFWRWKEYNWHDENKDPKSADIISAGVDVGSVSSQAVILLDGELYAYSNMRTGSDSPNSAKNAMNWALENTGLTIDDLHYTVGTGYGRVNVPFSDRAITEIACHARGGNLMYGNTVRTILDMGGQDCKAILCDEKGKVKNFLMNDKCAAGTGRGMEVFADLLAIPIEEVGEMSLDVEEEPPPVSSTCVVFAKSEASSLLREGWSKKKVLAAYCSAMAHRVVSLLERVGVEKDFAITGGIAKNAGVVKRLEKELNVTALKSKYDTQIAGAFGAALFARTLTEKQRKKASA, from the coding sequence ATGAATGAAAATAAAAAAGAATTCTGGCGCTGGAAAGAATATAACTGGCATGATGAAAATAAAGACCCCAAGAGCGCCGATATCATCTCGGCCGGAGTCGACGTCGGTTCGGTCAGCTCGCAGGCGGTCATACTTCTGGACGGCGAACTTTATGCGTATTCCAACATGCGCACCGGTTCGGACAGCCCCAACAGCGCCAAAAACGCCATGAACTGGGCGCTGGAAAACACCGGATTGACCATTGATGATTTGCACTACACGGTTGGAACCGGCTATGGCCGTGTCAATGTACCTTTCTCAGATCGAGCCATTACCGAAATCGCATGCCATGCCCGGGGCGGTAATTTGATGTACGGCAATACCGTCCGGACCATCCTCGATATGGGCGGTCAGGACTGCAAAGCTATCCTGTGCGACGAAAAAGGCAAAGTAAAAAACTTCCTGATGAACGATAAATGCGCCGCCGGAACCGGACGGGGCATGGAAGTTTTCGCCGATCTTCTCGCGATCCCGATTGAGGAAGTGGGCGAGATGTCACTTGATGTTGAGGAAGAGCCTCCGCCGGTTTCGTCAACCTGCGTCGTTTTCGCCAAATCGGAAGCGTCATCGCTCCTGCGCGAAGGCTGGTCCAAAAAGAAAGTTCTTGCGGCTTACTGCTCGGCCATGGCTCATCGTGTCGTTTCGCTATTGGAGAGGGTCGGAGTTGAGAAAGATTTTGCCATAACCGGTGGAATCGCCAAAAATGCCGGTGTCGTCAAACGTCTGGAAAAGGAATTAAACGTAACCGCTCTCAAATCAAAATACGATACTCAAATTGCCGGAGCTTTTGGAGCGGCTTTATTTGCCAGAACATTAACGGAAAAGCAAAGGAAGAAAGCGTCAGCATGA
- a CDS encoding 4Fe-4S dicluster domain-containing protein — protein sequence MKANYGYMDGSGDFFITIDTDKCIECEHHACVSACPVGMFEIIVDDYDDEVVAIKEEYRKKVKYDCGPCKPTSERPPLPCVEACTPGAVSHSW from the coding sequence ATGAAGGCTAATTACGGTTATATGGATGGAAGCGGCGATTTTTTCATCACCATCGATACCGATAAATGCATCGAATGCGAACATCATGCCTGCGTGTCGGCCTGCCCGGTCGGCATGTTTGAAATTATCGTCGACGATTATGATGATGAAGTCGTTGCGATCAAGGAAGAGTATCGCAAAAAAGTAAAATACGATTGCGGACCGTGCAAACCGACCAGTGAGAGGCCGCCTCTGCCCTGCGTCGAGGCCTGCACTCCCGGAGCGGTTTCGCATTCCTGGTAA
- a CDS encoding FAD-dependent oxidoreductase, whose amino-acid sequence MPDLKINIDGQSISCASGITILEAADGAGIYIPRLCHHPDISPSDEVKWSEAVYQTNTKIPSENTGESAGENGHCNLCLIEIEGQPEPVNSCVTEVVDGMSVSTLSEKVIKKRRDTLSKILSDHPHACLTCAQKEGCSLTDCSSNVPVNERCCPLLGHCELEKISDHIGIPGETPKYIPQNRPISSDEPFFIRDYNLCVGCLRCVRICDDIHRADILGAVWKDDRAWIGFTDGNDSDKNLCRYCGACIEICPTGALRDKEGATPVRAGAALPCVSACPAGIDIPRYLHLIAKGDYRKALEVICARVPFPGILGYVCFHPCESGCRRSKIDKPVAICDLKRFAADKVGHLDFLMSNKKVDTGKKTAIIGSGPAGLTAAYYLMMQGHTVEIFEKENQAGGMLRHGIPDYRLPQDILDRELKTIEKLGITIHLNHEFGDATGIDRLKSDGYDAILIAAGVSASKNLNIENLNLNGIYSALDFLKSAKLSREPKLTGKVIVIGGGNVGIDAAMTANRLGADEVTLVCLESRIEMPAHDWEIEQAEQEGITIENSWGPRKFISDGDKLTGVEFIRCTRVFDEQKRFNPQYDENKNKEIVADAVIVAIGQGVDEKLNSYFNDKLGINIAQVTDSQLSENIFVAGDIVRGPTSVIDAIAEGRKAADLIDIFLEGDGIIETDFNNSEYEYSRIEIPHEDFQHSRISVESVNSKQRKNNFDLITSTMDEKQACLESRRCLQCYQRQNITPATLPPEPWLPLNQKSIEDISNTEGVIRLLDENKKVIRISGVTNLRDSLGKCLDNPGEAKWFIWEEDPMYTKRESELIQQYLQEHGEMPGGGGGNDDLDDLF is encoded by the coding sequence ATGCCTGATTTGAAAATTAACATAGACGGTCAAAGCATTTCATGTGCATCCGGGATAACAATACTCGAAGCAGCCGACGGTGCCGGAATTTATATCCCTCGTTTGTGCCATCATCCCGACATCTCCCCATCAGATGAAGTCAAATGGTCAGAGGCTGTCTATCAAACAAATACTAAAATCCCTTCAGAGAATACAGGCGAATCGGCTGGGGAAAACGGCCATTGCAATTTATGTCTTATTGAAATCGAAGGTCAACCGGAACCGGTAAATTCCTGTGTGACAGAAGTCGTTGATGGCATGAGCGTCTCTACCCTGTCTGAAAAAGTAATAAAGAAACGTCGCGATACCTTAAGTAAGATTTTATCCGACCACCCCCACGCCTGCCTGACCTGCGCCCAGAAAGAAGGATGCAGTCTCACCGATTGTTCATCCAATGTTCCGGTGAACGAAAGATGCTGTCCGCTACTGGGACATTGCGAACTTGAGAAAATAAGCGATCACATCGGGATTCCGGGCGAAACGCCCAAATATATTCCCCAAAACCGGCCAATATCATCCGATGAGCCGTTTTTTATCCGCGATTATAATCTGTGCGTCGGTTGTCTTCGGTGCGTCAGGATATGCGATGACATTCACCGAGCTGATATTCTCGGAGCCGTCTGGAAAGATGACCGGGCCTGGATCGGTTTTACCGACGGAAACGATTCGGATAAAAATCTTTGTCGCTATTGCGGAGCTTGTATCGAGATTTGTCCAACGGGTGCCCTGCGTGATAAAGAAGGCGCGACTCCCGTTAGGGCCGGTGCGGCTCTCCCCTGCGTTTCCGCTTGCCCGGCCGGGATTGATATTCCCCGCTATTTGCATTTAATTGCAAAAGGCGATTACCGGAAAGCATTGGAAGTAATTTGCGCCCGTGTTCCGTTTCCGGGCATTCTCGGGTATGTCTGTTTTCACCCCTGCGAAAGCGGTTGCCGTCGGAGCAAGATCGATAAACCGGTAGCGATATGTGACCTGAAAAGGTTCGCGGCGGATAAAGTCGGACATCTTGATTTTCTGATGTCAAATAAGAAGGTTGATACCGGCAAAAAAACCGCGATTATCGGTTCAGGGCCCGCCGGATTGACGGCAGCCTATTATCTCATGATGCAGGGTCACACGGTAGAGATCTTTGAAAAAGAAAATCAAGCGGGCGGTATGCTCCGTCATGGCATCCCTGATTACAGGCTGCCGCAGGATATTCTCGATCGTGAACTTAAGACAATAGAAAAGCTGGGAATTACGATTCACCTAAATCATGAATTTGGCGATGCGACCGGAATTGATAGATTAAAATCTGATGGATACGATGCAATCTTAATAGCGGCAGGAGTATCGGCGAGCAAGAATTTAAATATCGAAAATTTAAATTTAAACGGAATTTATTCGGCTTTGGATTTCTTAAAGTCGGCCAAATTATCGCGGGAGCCAAAACTCACCGGAAAAGTAATTGTCATAGGTGGAGGAAACGTCGGAATCGACGCCGCCATGACCGCCAATCGATTGGGAGCCGATGAAGTCACTCTGGTGTGCCTCGAATCCCGAATCGAAATGCCCGCTCATGACTGGGAAATCGAGCAGGCCGAACAGGAAGGAATCACCATCGAAAATTCCTGGGGGCCGCGGAAATTTATCTCCGATGGGGATAAATTAACCGGAGTAGAATTTATCCGTTGCACTCGGGTCTTTGATGAGCAGAAACGATTTAATCCTCAATATGATGAAAACAAAAATAAAGAGATTGTCGCCGATGCGGTCATCGTCGCTATCGGGCAGGGAGTTGACGAAAAGCTAAATAGCTATTTCAATGATAAGCTCGGGATAAACATCGCGCAGGTCACTGATAGCCAATTATCTGAGAATATATTTGTCGCCGGAGATATCGTGCGGGGACCGACATCGGTTATTGACGCCATTGCCGAAGGCCGAAAAGCGGCCGATCTGATCGATATCTTTCTTGAGGGTGATGGTATAATAGAGACTGATTTTAATAATTCGGAATACGAATATTCCCGAATTGAAATTCCGCACGAAGATTTTCAGCATTCTCGAATTTCAGTTGAGTCGGTAAATTCGAAGCAGAGAAAAAATAATTTTGATTTAATCACCTCTACGATGGATGAGAAACAAGCCTGCCTCGAATCAAGGCGTTGTTTGCAATGCTATCAGAGGCAAAATATCACTCCGGCGACTTTACCGCCTGAACCCTGGCTGCCGTTAAATCAGAAATCGATTGAAGATATTTCAAATACCGAGGGCGTCATTCGTTTGCTCGATGAAAATAAAAAAGTTATTCGCATTTCAGGTGTGACCAATCTCCGAGACAGCCTGGGCAAATGCCTGGATAATCCCGGGGAAGCGAAATGGTTTATTTGGGAAGAAGACCCGATGTACACCAAACGCGAAAGTGAGCTGATTCAGCAATATCTTCAGGAGCATGGAGAAATGCCCGGCGGGGGCGGCGGCAATGATGATCTGGATGATCTTTTTTGA
- a CDS encoding 2-hydroxyacyl-CoA dehydratase family protein, protein MGEEKKAVIKKIQATGQMKKIMADYFYDLDNAAKDDSQKVAWCTSVGPAELLLSMGFKVYYPENHGAMLGATRMASNLIPAANAIGYSPDICSYLTSDIGSYLKKQTPLSMAYKGIEGVPKPDVLVFNTNQCRDVQDWLSWYSREFNAPIIGISTFCNIGDVTDGVLSGIVHQIKELIPILEKVSGNKFDIDKFREVMARSKRCSELWKKVLETNTASPAPMSFFDATIHMGPAVVLRGSDTANDYYELLLKELEERVANKTGAVEDEKFRLYWEGMPIWGKLRNLSEFFISLNTAVIASTYCNSWIFNAFDPDDPFLSMARAYTEIFIVRDENYKEKYIEDIVDRFKLDGIVFHDSKTCPNNSNNRYGMPERLAKKLSVPTLTINGDLNDLRCYSEEQAKTNIEAFIEQLDSK, encoded by the coding sequence ATGGGCGAAGAAAAAAAAGCTGTCATCAAAAAAATCCAAGCCACGGGACAAATGAAAAAGATCATGGCGGATTATTTTTATGATTTGGATAATGCCGCGAAAGATGATTCTCAAAAGGTCGCCTGGTGTACCAGTGTCGGTCCGGCTGAGCTTCTTTTGAGCATGGGATTCAAAGTTTATTATCCGGAAAATCATGGAGCCATGCTGGGCGCCACCAGGATGGCATCCAATTTAATTCCCGCCGCCAATGCCATCGGCTATTCTCCTGATATTTGCTCATATCTAACCAGTGATATTGGCTCTTACCTGAAAAAGCAAACACCGCTGTCGATGGCCTACAAAGGCATTGAGGGTGTTCCCAAACCCGATGTCTTGGTATTCAATACCAATCAATGCCGAGACGTTCAGGATTGGTTGTCTTGGTATTCCCGGGAGTTTAACGCTCCCATCATCGGCATTTCCACCTTTTGTAATATCGGCGACGTTACCGACGGCGTTTTGTCCGGCATCGTGCATCAGATAAAAGAACTGATCCCGATTCTGGAAAAAGTTTCGGGTAACAAGTTTGACATCGATAAATTCCGCGAGGTTATGGCCCGTTCCAAAAGATGCAGCGAATTATGGAAAAAGGTTCTGGAAACCAATACCGCCTCGCCCGCTCCCATGAGTTTCTTCGACGCTACTATACACATGGGACCGGCGGTTGTTCTGCGGGGTTCCGATACAGCTAACGATTATTACGAGCTACTGTTAAAAGAACTGGAAGAACGAGTTGCCAATAAAACCGGCGCCGTCGAGGATGAAAAATTCCGCCTCTATTGGGAAGGTATGCCGATCTGGGGGAAACTCCGCAATCTGTCGGAATTTTTTATTAGTCTCAATACGGCCGTTATCGCTTCGACCTACTGCAACAGCTGGATATTCAACGCCTTTGATCCGGACGATCCTTTCCTGAGTATGGCTCGCGCCTACACGGAAATATTTATCGTCCGCGATGAGAATTACAAAGAAAAGTATATTGAGGACATCGTAGATAGATTCAAACTCGATGGAATCGTATTTCACGATTCCAAAACCTGCCCGAATAATTCCAATAATCGTTACGGCATGCCCGAACGGCTGGCGAAGAAACTGAGCGTACCCACTTTGACAATCAACGGCGATCTAAATGATTTGCGGTGTTATTCGGAAGAACAGGCTAAGACCAATATTGAAGCGTTTATCGAACAATTGGATTCAAAATAA
- a CDS encoding acyl-CoA dehydratase activase: MDYYAGIDIGASTTKAVIIDDNREIIGHAVVDSGADFEKAGKQAFDSACEMCHCDNPDEIIVTSTGYGRNNVPFAKGTMTEISCHATGSYHYFPFTQTLIDIGGQDSKTIKINESGKRTNFKMNRKCAAGTGAFLEEIAIRLKIPLEQLNELAEKAEKTIPIGSYCTVFTGTEILARIREGVAVADIVKGIFISVIKRVLEMDTMDGNIVMSGGVIAHNPYLVKMFEERIGQKVYVPPHPQLTGAFGAALYSINGKGGFNA, translated from the coding sequence ATGGATTATTACGCAGGGATTGATATTGGGGCCTCGACGACCAAGGCTGTCATAATTGATGATAACCGTGAAATCATCGGACATGCCGTTGTCGATTCGGGGGCCGATTTTGAAAAAGCCGGCAAACAGGCTTTCGACTCCGCTTGCGAAATGTGCCATTGTGATAACCCCGATGAAATTATCGTAACCTCCACCGGATACGGGCGCAACAATGTTCCCTTCGCGAAGGGAACCATGACCGAGATCAGTTGCCATGCGACCGGTAGTTATCATTATTTTCCTTTTACCCAAACTTTGATTGACATCGGCGGGCAGGACAGCAAAACCATAAAAATCAATGAAAGCGGAAAGCGAACCAATTTCAAAATGAACCGCAAATGCGCGGCCGGCACCGGCGCCTTCCTGGAAGAAATCGCCATCCGTTTGAAAATTCCGCTGGAACAATTAAATGAGTTGGCGGAAAAGGCAGAAAAGACTATTCCAATAGGCAGCTATTGTACCGTCTTTACCGGAACGGAAATTTTGGCTCGCATTCGCGAAGGAGTCGCAGTGGCGGACATTGTTAAAGGTATTTTTATTTCGGTGATAAAACGAGTTCTGGAGATGGACACTATGGACGGGAATATCGTGATGAGCGGGGGGGTCATCGCGCATAATCCCTATCTGGTAAAAATGTTCGAAGAAAGAATCGGACAAAAGGTATATGTCCCCCCTCATCCTCAATTAACGGGAGCTTTCGGAGCGGCTCTTTATTCTATAAACGGCAAAGGAGGTTTCAATGCTTGA